One window of the Natronomonas marina genome contains the following:
- a CDS encoding NifU family protein → MSSEAKSEDDLREEIGTFLQKNFPQIEMHGGSAAIQNLDRESGEVSIQLGGACSGCGISPMTIQAIKKRMVNEIAEIETVHANTGGGGGSGHGGKSPSFPGETTDSGESGGEDDGAPTAPF, encoded by the coding sequence ATGAGTTCCGAAGCGAAAAGTGAGGATGACCTGCGCGAGGAAATCGGTACCTTCCTACAGAAGAACTTTCCACAGATCGAAATGCACGGCGGGTCGGCAGCGATCCAGAACCTTGACCGGGAAAGCGGCGAGGTGTCCATCCAACTCGGAGGTGCGTGCAGCGGGTGCGGTATCTCTCCGATGACGATTCAGGCCATCAAGAAACGGATGGTGAACGAGATTGCCGAAATAGAGACCGTTCACGCTAATACCGGCGGTGGTGGCGGGAGTGGCCACGGCGGCAAGAGCCCGTCATTCCCTGGAGAAACAACCGACAGCGGAGAAAGCGGCGGAGAGGACGATGGAGCCCCGACCGCACCCTTCTAG
- a CDS encoding RNA-guided endonuclease InsQ/TnpB family protein: protein MDYALKYRLFPDSQQREQLDWVRDTVRQLYNHSLYRYNRIPETEGTVKQRVTQVRDEIPDLKDWWTDLTNIYSTVLQQAVEQIATNIENLGKLKQKGYSVGSLNWKAPQEYRSFTYRQRGFELDEKSGPNGRGLLTLKKVNGDTIDVPIRLHRPLPDDVDVKHVTVKKDQTGAWYACLNIEEGAPEKPAPDEIDTEDTVGLDLGITNFHDSDGRQISRLDLSSDRERLEREQRKLSRKEHRSNNWEKQRQTVAEVHKRMRQKKLDFKHKVAAFYTSEFDAVFVEDLNVKSLLEDDKNGRNTHEIGWRAFITILKHHGNKRGCHVVEVDPEDTTKECNQCGVKTEKPLWVREHSCPSCGFETDRDYNAALNVWERGLRKLGVVHSEATPAETGTAVDTDAIHEVSASSVVETGSPCLKERTA from the coding sequence ATGGATTACGCACTCAAGTATCGGTTGTTTCCTGACAGTCAGCAGCGGGAGCAACTGGACTGGGTGCGTGACACCGTGCGACAACTCTACAACCACAGTCTGTACCGCTACAACCGGATACCCGAAACCGAGGGCACTGTCAAACAGCGCGTCACACAGGTCAGAGATGAGATCCCCGATTTGAAAGACTGGTGGACTGATCTGACGAACATCTACTCGACAGTCCTTCAACAGGCTGTTGAGCAGATTGCCACCAACATCGAAAACCTCGGGAAACTCAAGCAGAAAGGCTACTCGGTTGGGTCGTTAAACTGGAAAGCGCCACAGGAGTATCGGAGTTTCACGTATCGCCAACGGGGTTTCGAACTCGATGAGAAGAGTGGCCCCAATGGACGTGGACTCCTGACACTCAAGAAAGTCAACGGCGACACCATCGACGTTCCGATACGGCTCCATCGACCACTCCCAGACGACGTTGACGTGAAACACGTCACGGTCAAAAAAGACCAGACGGGTGCATGGTATGCCTGCCTCAACATTGAAGAAGGCGCACCTGAGAAACCGGCCCCCGACGAGATTGACACCGAGGATACTGTCGGGTTGGACCTCGGCATCACGAACTTCCATGACTCTGATGGACGCCAAATCAGTCGTCTCGACTTATCCAGTGACCGTGAACGCTTGGAGCGGGAACAACGGAAGCTCTCCCGGAAAGAACACCGGTCGAACAACTGGGAAAAACAGCGACAGACGGTGGCTGAAGTGCATAAGCGGATGCGGCAGAAGAAACTGGACTTCAAGCATAAGGTTGCGGCGTTCTACACCAGCGAGTTCGACGCTGTGTTTGTGGAAGACCTCAACGTGAAGTCACTGCTTGAAGACGACAAGAACGGTCGGAACACCCACGAAATTGGATGGCGAGCCTTCATCACTATTCTCAAACACCACGGTAACAAGCGTGGGTGTCACGTCGTGGAAGTTGACCCGGAAGACACGACGAAAGAATGCAATCAGTGTGGTGTGAAAACCGAGAAGCCGTTGTGGGTCCGGGAACACTCATGCCCGAGTTGCGGTTTTGAAACCGACCGTGACTATAATGCCGCGTTGAACGTCTGGGAACGGGGCTTGCGGAAGCTAGGAGTGGTTCACTCCGAAGCAACGCCTGCGGAGACTGGAACCGCTGTGGACACGGATGCCATCCATGAAGTGTCTGCAAGTTCCGTCGTGGAAACAGGAAGCCCCTGCCTCAAGGAACGAACGGCATAG